Proteins encoded by one window of Streptomyces sp. NBC_01571:
- a CDS encoding LysE/ArgO family amino acid transporter: MTAALVAGLLAGYGIAIPVGAVATYLVSLTARTSLRIGGSAALGIATADGVYALVAALGGAALAAALQPVLVPLRWVSGLVLAALAVRGTVTALRQYRERRLTARSTKDPAHPARAYLTLLGITLLNPTTIVYFAALVLGSRATEAVRPLEQGVFVLAAFVASASWQLLIAGGGALLGRVLTGHRGRLVTALVSSGVIMVLAVRMLAASS; this comes from the coding sequence GTGACCGCCGCGCTCGTCGCGGGGCTGCTCGCGGGCTATGGCATCGCCATCCCCGTCGGAGCGGTCGCGACCTATCTAGTGTCCCTCACCGCTCGTACGTCACTGCGGATCGGCGGGTCCGCAGCCCTGGGCATCGCGACCGCGGACGGGGTGTACGCCCTGGTCGCCGCGCTCGGGGGCGCGGCGCTCGCCGCCGCGCTCCAGCCGGTGCTGGTGCCGTTGCGCTGGGTGTCCGGGCTGGTCCTGGCCGCCCTGGCGGTACGGGGCACCGTCACCGCGCTGCGCCAGTACCGCGAGCGGCGGCTCACCGCCCGCTCGACGAAGGATCCGGCGCACCCGGCGCGGGCGTATCTGACGCTGCTGGGGATCACCCTCCTGAACCCCACCACCATCGTCTACTTCGCCGCGCTGGTCCTCGGCAGCCGTGCGACCGAGGCGGTACGGCCGCTGGAGCAGGGGGTGTTCGTGCTCGCCGCGTTCGTCGCCTCCGCGAGCTGGCAGCTGCTGATCGCCGGGGGCGGCGCACTGCTGGGGCGGGTCCTGACGGGACACCGGGGGCGGCTGGTCACGGCGCTCGTGTCCAGCGGCGTGATCATGGTGCTCGCCGTGCGGATGCTCGCCGCCTCCTCGTGA
- a CDS encoding amidase — translation MDWNFRTAEELAASLRAGEVTSVELTDEAIARIERDDRTVNSICVPDFDRARAAARGADEARARGEDRPLLGIPVTVKESYNIAGLPTTWGMPSHRDYLPDEDAVQVSRIRAAGAVVLGKTNVPLGLQDMQSFNEIYGTTNNPWDHGRTPGGSSGGSAAALASGFGALSIGSDIAGSLRTPAHFCGVYAHKPTLGLASSRGMVPPPTPALPGDPDLAVVGPMARTARDLTLLLDVMAGPDPLTLGVAHDLRLPPARHERLRDFRVLVLDEHPLIPTGSAVRAGVNRVADALVDGGARVERHSPLLPDPAEAAVVYTQLLFSGSVARFPVAAYEQLRSRAAGLSADDRSLDAARLRGMVLSHRDWIEANGRRELHRHGWRRLFAEFDAVVCPVTPTPAFPHDHDPDLLDRRIDIDGVEYPYFDQLVWAGQATMPGLPATAVPAGRSPEGLPVGVQLIGPMFEDRTPLRLAELLEQRIGGFQVPK, via the coding sequence ATGGACTGGAACTTTCGGACGGCCGAAGAACTCGCGGCTTCCCTGCGCGCCGGTGAAGTGACCTCGGTGGAATTGACCGACGAGGCGATCGCCCGTATCGAGCGGGACGACAGGACGGTCAACTCGATCTGTGTGCCGGACTTCGACCGTGCGCGGGCCGCCGCGCGCGGTGCCGACGAGGCGCGCGCCCGCGGTGAGGACAGGCCGCTGCTCGGCATTCCGGTGACGGTCAAGGAGTCCTACAACATCGCCGGGCTGCCCACGACCTGGGGCATGCCGTCACACCGGGACTACCTGCCGGACGAGGACGCGGTGCAGGTGTCGCGGATCAGGGCCGCGGGCGCGGTGGTGCTCGGCAAGACCAATGTGCCCCTGGGGCTGCAGGACATGCAGAGCTTCAACGAGATCTACGGCACCACCAACAACCCGTGGGATCACGGTCGCACGCCGGGTGGGTCCTCCGGCGGGTCAGCGGCGGCCCTGGCGTCCGGATTCGGCGCGCTGTCCATCGGCTCCGACATCGCCGGTTCGTTGCGCACCCCCGCACATTTCTGCGGTGTCTACGCGCACAAGCCGACACTCGGGCTGGCTTCGAGCCGCGGGATGGTCCCGCCGCCCACGCCGGCCCTGCCGGGCGACCCTGACCTCGCGGTCGTCGGTCCGATGGCGCGCACTGCCCGCGACCTCACGCTCCTGCTCGACGTGATGGCCGGACCGGACCCGCTGACGCTCGGTGTGGCGCACGACTTGAGGCTGCCGCCCGCGCGCCACGAGCGGCTCCGCGACTTCCGGGTCCTGGTCCTCGACGAGCATCCGCTCATTCCGACCGGGTCCGCTGTGCGGGCGGGTGTGAACCGGGTCGCCGACGCCCTTGTCGACGGCGGCGCCCGCGTCGAGCGGCACAGTCCGCTGCTGCCCGATCCGGCCGAAGCCGCGGTGGTCTACACGCAGTTGCTGTTCTCGGGCTCCGTTGCACGTTTTCCCGTCGCGGCGTACGAGCAACTGCGGAGCCGCGCCGCCGGACTGAGCGCGGACGACCGGAGTCTCGATGCGGCGCGGCTGCGCGGCATGGTGCTGAGCCACCGCGACTGGATCGAGGCGAACGGCCGTCGCGAGCTCCACCGTCACGGCTGGCGGCGGCTCTTCGCCGAGTTCGACGCCGTGGTGTGTCCCGTCACGCCCACTCCCGCGTTCCCGCACGACCACGACCCCGATCTGCTGGACCGCCGGATCGACATCGACGGCGTCGAGTACCCGTACTTCGACCAGCTCGTCTGGGCCGGTCAGGCCACGATGCCCGGCCTGCCGGCCACCGCCGTGCCCGCGGGCCGGTCCCCCGAGGGCCTGCCGGTGGGAGTGCAGCTCATCGGTCCGATGTTCGAGGACCGCACCCCGCTGCGGCTGGCCGAGCTGCTCGAGCAGAGGATCGGCGGCTTCCAGGTACCGAAGTAG
- a CDS encoding TetR/AcrR family transcriptional regulator: MDITSAREQALAQAREQALDAAEELFYGRGVQSVGMDDIRGASGLSLKRLYQLFPAKELLVEAYLERRDLRWRRRLAEHVDRHEEPERRIPAVFDRLRLWFGEPDFRGCAWINSYGELGATSPRVTAQVRAHKKAFRDYLGGLVTDAGLPDSLADQGAMVTAGITREVEAAGHAASAAGALISSLRHAG; the protein is encoded by the coding sequence ATGGACATCACGAGCGCCCGCGAGCAGGCCCTCGCGCAGGCCCGGGAACAGGCGCTGGACGCCGCGGAGGAGCTGTTCTACGGCCGCGGCGTCCAGAGCGTCGGGATGGACGACATCCGGGGCGCCTCGGGCCTCTCCCTCAAGCGGCTCTACCAGCTCTTCCCCGCCAAGGAACTGCTGGTCGAGGCCTACCTGGAGCGGCGTGACCTCCGCTGGCGGCGCCGGCTGGCCGAGCACGTCGACCGGCACGAGGAGCCCGAGCGGCGGATTCCGGCCGTGTTCGACCGGCTCCGGCTGTGGTTCGGGGAACCGGACTTCCGCGGGTGCGCCTGGATCAACTCCTACGGTGAACTCGGCGCCACCTCACCACGCGTGACCGCCCAGGTCCGCGCGCACAAGAAGGCGTTCAGGGACTATCTGGGCGGCCTCGTGACCGACGCGGGGCTGCCGGACTCGCTCGCCGATCAGGGAGCCATGGTCACCGCGGGCATCACGCGCGAGGTGGAGGCCGCCGGGCACGCGGCCTCGGCGGCCGGGGCACTCATCTCCTCCCTCCGGCACGCCGGCTGA
- a CDS encoding nuclear transport factor 2 family protein, whose translation MSSVTPHVPTTGAVAQELLRRIGAGVPERIAELYAERIDWQLSWPRDEHGRAPTPWIRPRSTRADAAAHFRELGAHHLPGGADTTIERILVDGAQAVVLGEIRQTARATGRPYRARFALHLTVEDGLVVRHHVYEDSLAVARAFEPGDDVRPVSPGTLALPGAPAAPRHHR comes from the coding sequence ATGTCATCAGTCACCCCACACGTTCCGACAACCGGTGCCGTGGCCCAGGAGTTGCTGCGCCGGATCGGCGCCGGCGTCCCCGAACGGATCGCCGAGCTCTACGCCGAACGGATCGACTGGCAGCTCAGCTGGCCACGGGACGAGCACGGGCGCGCCCCGACCCCGTGGATCCGTCCGCGGTCCACCCGTGCCGACGCGGCCGCCCACTTCCGGGAGCTGGGCGCGCACCATCTGCCCGGAGGCGCGGACACGACGATCGAGCGGATCCTCGTCGACGGTGCGCAGGCCGTGGTCCTCGGTGAGATCCGGCAGACGGCCCGGGCGACCGGGCGCCCCTACCGGGCCCGGTTCGCCCTGCACCTGACGGTCGAGGACGGTCTCGTCGTACGGCATCACGTGTACGAGGACAGCCTCGCGGTGGCCCGCGCCTTCGAACCCGGCGACGACGTCCGACCGGTGTCCCCGGGCACTTTGGCCCTCCCGGGCGCCCCGGCGGCCCCTCGTCACCACCGGTGA
- a CDS encoding nitroreductase family deazaflavin-dependent oxidoreductase: MPLEGEYEPSPTQWVRDQVELYESSGGTEGTTLQDTGLPVIILTTRGAKSGKIRKTPLMRVEHDGRYAAVASLGGSPKHPVWYFNVKSDPHVELQDGARRQDLRAREVTGAEKDEWWERAVTAFPSYADYQKKTDREIPVFVLEPTD; the protein is encoded by the coding sequence ATGCCTCTTGAGGGTGAGTACGAACCCAGCCCGACGCAGTGGGTGCGCGACCAGGTGGAGCTGTACGAGAGCTCCGGCGGCACCGAGGGCACCACACTGCAGGACACGGGACTGCCGGTCATCATTCTCACGACCCGCGGTGCCAAGAGCGGCAAGATCCGCAAGACCCCGCTGATGCGCGTCGAGCACGACGGCCGTTACGCGGCGGTCGCCTCGCTCGGCGGATCCCCCAAGCATCCGGTCTGGTACTTCAACGTGAAGTCCGACCCGCACGTCGAACTCCAGGACGGTGCCCGGCGCCAGGACCTGCGGGCGCGTGAGGTCACCGGTGCGGAGAAGGACGAGTGGTGGGAGCGGGCGGTCACGGCGTTCCCCTCGTACGCCGACTACCAGAAGAAGACGGACCGCGAGATCCCCGTCTTCGTGCTGGAGCCGACGGACTGA
- a CDS encoding ferredoxin translates to MHIVIDKDVCIGAGQCALTAPSVFTQDDEGFSEVLPGREDGGGDPLVREAARACPVGAITVSEA, encoded by the coding sequence ATCCACATCGTTATCGACAAGGACGTCTGCATCGGCGCGGGACAGTGCGCGCTGACCGCGCCGAGCGTCTTCACCCAGGACGACGAGGGATTCAGCGAGGTGCTCCCCGGCCGCGAGGACGGCGGCGGTGACCCACTGGTCCGGGAGGCCGCGCGGGCCTGCCCGGTGGGCGCCATCACCGTCTCGGAGGCCTGA
- a CDS encoding APC family permease → MTQKPYGVDPPSLRKSLGVVDGVAIAASSTAATTSIGIGLGVTAGVVGLHLPAIMLLAFLPVLGIAGAYSRLNRVEPNAGNGYVWVGRSLTPWLGFLVGWVNIVATVAFLAYTTAVTGSAMLQLAGEAGLHEAAGFALDPDSTAQTTAVGVVVLVAVTLTAVTGVRTAARLQGGLLVFEYVVLLGFCGYGIVTGPHAFRLSWFDPFQIPSASALAQGMLLSVFCYWGFEAAFTVNEEVRDPKDASRAGTITLVTMLGLFLLGSVAFQRVLSEDELAGHGAQGLAFFGDRLASRPLAALPLVALMFSAVASLQAGVIPTARGMFAMSRDRTLGPVWSRVSSRYGTPAAGTQLIGALAAAVAVLALVIPRLADMIMATVNAVGIVVALSYALTALAAAARFRGLLREDWRQGIRAVVLPSLSAAALLGLGGYLAWSFYTSTDHLEVSADNGWFLLLVPGLMIASGCAAAAWAKWVRRSPYFRTGRGTDADAPRLLAAPR, encoded by the coding sequence ATGACGCAGAAGCCGTACGGTGTGGATCCCCCGTCCCTGCGCAAGTCCCTCGGTGTCGTGGACGGCGTGGCGATCGCCGCCTCCAGTACGGCGGCGACCACCAGCATCGGCATCGGGCTGGGCGTGACGGCGGGGGTGGTCGGTCTGCATCTGCCCGCCATCATGCTGCTCGCCTTCCTCCCGGTCCTGGGGATCGCGGGCGCCTACTCCCGGCTGAACCGGGTCGAGCCGAACGCGGGCAACGGCTATGTCTGGGTGGGCCGTTCACTCACTCCCTGGCTCGGCTTCCTGGTCGGCTGGGTGAACATCGTGGCCACGGTGGCCTTTCTCGCCTACACCACCGCCGTGACCGGCTCGGCCATGCTGCAACTCGCCGGTGAGGCGGGGCTGCACGAGGCGGCCGGGTTCGCGCTGGACCCGGACTCCACCGCCCAGACGACCGCGGTGGGCGTCGTGGTCCTCGTCGCCGTCACCCTCACGGCGGTCACCGGGGTCAGAACCGCCGCCCGTCTGCAGGGCGGGCTGCTGGTCTTCGAGTACGTCGTCCTGCTGGGCTTCTGCGGATACGGCATCGTCACCGGTCCGCACGCCTTCCGCCTGAGCTGGTTCGACCCGTTCCAGATCCCCTCGGCCTCGGCCCTGGCGCAGGGCATGCTGCTGTCGGTGTTCTGCTACTGGGGGTTCGAGGCGGCGTTCACCGTGAACGAGGAGGTGCGTGACCCCAAGGACGCCTCACGGGCCGGGACCATCACGCTGGTCACGATGCTCGGGCTGTTCCTCCTCGGCTCGGTCGCCTTCCAACGTGTGCTTTCCGAGGACGAGTTGGCCGGCCACGGCGCCCAGGGGCTGGCGTTCTTCGGCGACCGTCTCGCTTCCCGGCCGCTCGCCGCGCTGCCTCTGGTGGCGCTGATGTTCTCGGCCGTCGCCTCCCTGCAGGCGGGGGTGATCCCGACGGCTCGCGGGATGTTCGCGATGAGCCGGGACCGCACGCTGGGACCGGTGTGGTCCAGGGTCAGCTCCCGGTACGGGACTCCGGCGGCCGGGACCCAGCTGATCGGCGCGCTGGCGGCCGCGGTGGCGGTGCTCGCCCTGGTGATCCCCCGGCTCGCCGACATGATCATGGCGACGGTGAACGCGGTCGGGATCGTCGTCGCCCTGTCCTACGCGCTCACCGCCCTGGCGGCCGCGGCGCGCTTCCGCGGCCTGTTGCGCGAGGACTGGCGGCAGGGGATACGGGCCGTGGTGCTCCCGTCCCTGAGTGCCGCGGCCCTGCTCGGCCTCGGCGGCTACCTCGCCTGGTCGTTCTACACCTCCACCGACCATCTCGAAGTCAGCGCGGACAACGGGTGGTTCCTGCTGCTCGTGCCCGGCCTCATGATCGCGTCCGGATGCGCGGCGGCCGCCTGGGCCAAGTGGGTGCGCAGATCCCCGTACTTCCGCACCGGCCGCGGCACCGACGCCGACGCGCCCCGGCTGCTGGCCGCACCCCGCTGA
- a CDS encoding TetR/AcrR family transcriptional regulator, with translation MTERVVPPAARRRRRPTKTGVVLSEELIVETALRLLKEHGADALTVRRLGLALGADPTALYRYFRDTDDLLLAIADELIGRTLRTWRPTGDWRADLRDLGLRMHSGSLAHPQAAVLSAYRVTGRVHEIAAVETILGVLRGAGFPDAEAVRIYHAFVDQALAFAALDAASVALPRAAREAEAGVWRATYARLSPDTHPHIAATARHLVADMRRSAYPVALDLLLAAAAARLDEIQELPRPQPTRRTWT, from the coding sequence ATGACCGAACGAGTCGTCCCGCCCGCCGCCCGGCGGCGCCGACGCCCCACCAAGACGGGTGTGGTCCTCTCCGAGGAGCTCATCGTCGAGACGGCGCTGCGGCTGCTCAAGGAGCACGGCGCCGACGCCCTCACCGTCCGCCGCCTCGGCCTCGCCCTCGGCGCCGATCCCACGGCCCTGTACCGGTACTTCCGCGACACCGACGACCTGCTGCTCGCCATCGCCGACGAGCTCATCGGCCGTACCCTGCGCACCTGGCGCCCCACCGGTGACTGGCGGGCCGACCTGCGCGACCTCGGCCTGCGGATGCACTCCGGATCGCTCGCCCATCCCCAGGCCGCGGTGCTCAGCGCCTACCGCGTCACGGGCCGGGTCCACGAGATCGCGGCGGTGGAGACGATCCTCGGCGTGCTGCGCGGCGCCGGCTTTCCCGACGCCGAGGCCGTACGGATCTACCACGCGTTCGTCGACCAGGCGCTGGCCTTCGCGGCCCTCGACGCGGCGAGCGTGGCCCTGCCCCGGGCCGCTCGGGAGGCCGAGGCCGGGGTGTGGCGGGCGACGTACGCGCGGCTGTCCCCCGACACCCACCCGCACATCGCGGCGACGGCGCGTCATCTGGTGGCGGACATGCGACGCAGCGCCTACCCGGTGGCGCTCGACCTGCTGCTGGCCGCGGCGGCGGCCCGGCTGGACGAGATACAGGAGCTCCCGCGGCCGCAACCGACGCGGCGGACGTGGACGTGA
- a CDS encoding cation diffusion facilitator family transporter, with amino-acid sequence MTVLVALGANLLIAVAKAVGGLLTGSPALLSEAAHSVADSLNEVFLLAALRRSRRPADHRHPFGYGKERFFWSLLAAVGIFVMGGCFSFFQGFEALKSGSEESSSGYVAGLAVLVVSLLAEGASLFRALHQVRGQGGAGGLRDPALRTVVAEDGTAVLGVTLAIIGMALHMITGQIVWEASASFAIGALLVGVAYWLGRDAREQLIGRAADPESSGRIRALLEAQPEIDSVEALLTMEIGLDSTLVAARIDLVPGMDSEEVEEVAVRIKRSVAHTVPEADQIFLDVTDAAAARAASREDGTAEDPAATGERGGA; translated from the coding sequence CTGACCGTGCTCGTGGCCCTCGGGGCCAATCTCCTGATCGCCGTGGCCAAGGCGGTGGGCGGACTGCTCACGGGCTCGCCCGCACTGCTCTCCGAGGCCGCGCACTCCGTGGCGGACAGCCTGAACGAGGTCTTCCTCCTCGCCGCCCTGCGCCGCAGCCGACGGCCCGCCGACCACAGGCACCCGTTCGGCTACGGCAAGGAACGGTTCTTCTGGTCGCTGCTCGCCGCCGTCGGCATCTTCGTGATGGGCGGCTGCTTCTCGTTCTTCCAGGGCTTCGAGGCGCTGAAGAGCGGCAGCGAGGAGTCGTCCAGCGGCTATGTGGCGGGGCTGGCGGTGCTGGTCGTCTCCTTGCTCGCCGAGGGCGCGTCCCTGTTCCGCGCGCTTCACCAGGTGCGCGGACAGGGCGGCGCCGGAGGGCTGCGCGACCCCGCCCTGCGCACGGTGGTCGCCGAGGACGGCACCGCCGTGCTGGGCGTGACGCTCGCGATCATCGGCATGGCGCTGCACATGATCACCGGACAGATCGTGTGGGAGGCCTCGGCATCCTTCGCCATCGGGGCACTTCTGGTGGGCGTCGCCTACTGGTTGGGCCGCGACGCGCGCGAGCAGCTCATCGGCCGGGCCGCCGACCCCGAGTCGAGCGGCCGGATACGTGCCCTGCTCGAGGCACAGCCCGAGATCGACAGCGTGGAGGCGCTGCTCACCATGGAGATCGGCCTCGACTCGACCCTGGTCGCCGCCCGGATCGACCTCGTACCGGGGATGGACAGCGAGGAGGTCGAGGAGGTCGCCGTCCGCATCAAACGCTCCGTCGCGCACACGGTGCCGGAGGCGGACCAGATCTTCCTGGACGTGACCGACGCGGCGGCGGCACGGGCCGCGTCGCGCGAGGACGGGACAGCGGAAGACCCCGCCGCGACGGGGGAGCGCGGCGGGGCCTGA
- a CDS encoding flavoprotein produces the protein MTERTGRAPAAKPFLYVVVCAAGIAQDVGRLIAAAQERGWEVGVIATPQGLGFFDAEAVGARTGRPIRSAWRAPGDPRPFPAPDAVAVAPATFNTVNKWAAGISDTLALGTLCEAYGLGVPIAVLPCVSDSLAAHPAYRASLDRLRGMGVRFGDRYSGEPGADGRRAEFRWERVLDLLAART, from the coding sequence GTGACCGAACGCACCGGGCGGGCCCCCGCCGCAAAGCCCTTCCTCTACGTCGTCGTCTGCGCGGCGGGCATCGCGCAGGACGTCGGCAGACTGATCGCCGCCGCGCAGGAGCGCGGCTGGGAGGTCGGCGTCATCGCCACCCCGCAGGGGCTCGGGTTCTTCGACGCGGAGGCCGTCGGGGCACGGACCGGCCGCCCGATCCGGTCCGCGTGGCGGGCCCCGGGCGACCCGCGCCCCTTCCCGGCCCCCGACGCGGTGGCCGTCGCTCCGGCCACCTTCAACACCGTGAACAAGTGGGCGGCCGGGATATCGGACACCCTCGCCCTGGGGACCCTGTGCGAGGCGTACGGTCTCGGCGTCCCGATCGCCGTACTGCCCTGTGTGAGCGACTCGCTGGCGGCTCACCCCGCGTATCGCGCGAGCCTCGACCGGCTGCGCGGCATGGGCGTCCGGTTCGGCGACCGGTACTCGGGGGAGCCGGGTGCGGACGGACGGCGCGCGGAGTTCCGCTGGGAGCGGGTGCTGGACCTGCTCGCCGCCCGCACCTGA
- a CDS encoding cytochrome P450, which translates to MTETVAFPQDRTCPYHPPTAYDPLREARPLSRVSLYDGRSVWVVTGHGIARDLLTDPRLSSDRTRPAFPMPTERFASARDRRVALLGLDDPAHHTQRRMLVPSFTLKRIGTLRPRIQETVDRLLDAMEQKGPPAELVGDFALPVPSMVICALLGVPYADHEFFEEQSRRLLRGPAAADTQDARDQLDAYFGSLIDRKQKDPGDGLLDELIQDRLREGAVDREELISLATILLVAGHETTANMISLGTFTLLRHPEQLAELRAEPTLMPAAVEELLRFLSIADGLLRVATEDIEVAGATIRADDGVVFSTSVINRDEHTFPEPDALDWHRPARHHVAFGFGIHQCLGQNLARAEMEIALLSLFDRLPGLRLDAPADDIPFKPGDTIQGMLELPVTW; encoded by the coding sequence ATGACAGAAACCGTTGCCTTCCCCCAGGACCGTACGTGTCCTTACCACCCGCCCACCGCCTACGACCCCCTGCGCGAGGCGCGCCCCCTGTCGCGGGTGTCCCTGTACGACGGCCGCAGCGTGTGGGTCGTCACGGGCCACGGCATCGCCCGTGACCTCCTCACCGACCCACGGCTCTCGTCCGACCGCACCCGTCCGGCGTTCCCGATGCCCACGGAGCGGTTCGCCTCCGCCCGGGACCGCCGGGTGGCGCTCCTCGGGCTCGACGATCCCGCGCACCACACCCAGCGCCGCATGCTGGTCCCCAGCTTCACCCTCAAGCGGATCGGGACCCTGCGCCCCCGTATCCAGGAGACCGTGGACCGGCTGCTCGACGCCATGGAGCAGAAGGGGCCGCCCGCCGAGCTGGTCGGGGACTTCGCGCTGCCCGTGCCGTCGATGGTGATCTGCGCGCTGCTCGGCGTCCCGTACGCCGATCACGAGTTCTTCGAGGAGCAGTCCCGCAGGCTGCTGCGCGGCCCCGCTGCCGCGGACACCCAGGACGCCCGCGACCAGCTGGACGCGTACTTCGGATCGCTCATCGACCGCAAGCAGAAGGATCCGGGCGACGGACTGCTCGACGAGCTCATCCAGGACCGGTTGCGCGAGGGCGCGGTGGACCGCGAGGAGCTGATCAGCCTCGCGACGATCCTGTTGGTGGCCGGCCACGAGACGACCGCGAACATGATCTCGCTCGGCACGTTCACCCTGCTCAGGCACCCTGAGCAGCTGGCGGAGCTGCGGGCGGAGCCGACGCTCATGCCCGCCGCCGTCGAGGAGCTGCTGCGCTTCCTCTCCATCGCCGACGGACTGCTGCGGGTGGCCACCGAGGACATCGAGGTGGCCGGGGCGACGATCCGCGCCGACGACGGAGTCGTCTTCTCGACCTCCGTCATCAACCGTGACGAGCACACCTTCCCCGAGCCGGACGCCCTCGACTGGCACCGTCCGGCCCGTCACCACGTCGCGTTCGGCTTCGGCATCCACCAGTGCCTCGGCCAGAACCTCGCGCGTGCCGAGATGGAGATCGCCCTGCTGTCGCTGTTCGACCGGCTGCCCGGACTGCGGCTGGACGCGCCGGCGGACGACATCCCCTTCAAACCCGGAGACACGATCCAGGGGATGCTGGAACTCCCCGTGACCTGGTAA
- a CDS encoding pyridoxamine 5'-phosphate oxidase family protein, which translates to MTPPARTLKQRTQDTLHRLEQDVDVWVSTAGPDGAAPHLIPLSYLWDGTTVLLATPGASPTGRNLRTTGTVRLAFGPTRDVVVVDGTVDTLEPAALPAGVGDAFAERTGFDPRRLTTAYLYFRVTPRRVQAWREADEIAGRDLMRDGGWLVDD; encoded by the coding sequence ATGACCCCGCCCGCCCGCACCTTGAAGCAGCGCACACAGGACACGCTCCACCGGCTGGAACAGGACGTCGACGTCTGGGTGTCCACGGCAGGCCCCGACGGCGCGGCGCCCCACCTGATCCCGCTGTCCTACCTCTGGGACGGCACGACCGTGCTGCTGGCCACCCCCGGCGCCAGTCCGACGGGCCGCAATCTGCGGACGACGGGCACGGTACGTCTGGCCTTCGGACCCACCCGCGACGTGGTCGTCGTCGACGGCACCGTCGACACGCTGGAACCCGCCGCGCTGCCGGCCGGTGTCGGCGACGCCTTCGCCGAGCGGACCGGCTTCGATCCACGCCGCCTCACCACCGCCTACCTCTACTTCCGTGTCACTCCACGGCGGGTACAGGCCTGGCGCGAGGCCGACGAGATCGCCGGCCGCGACCTCATGCGGGACGGCGGGTGGCTCGTGGACGACTGA
- a CDS encoding VOC family protein yields the protein MALVLAGVVVLDCAEPEKLAAFYKELLDGEETDTSANRIDIRGADGTRMGFRRDLTATPPSWPRPENSLQVHLDFQVADLDEAERRIVGLGGRPIETKDAAGPFEERGYADPSGHSFTLCLTPTMAPKLG from the coding sequence ATGGCACTGGTCCTGGCAGGCGTGGTGGTGCTGGACTGCGCCGAGCCCGAGAAGCTCGCCGCGTTCTACAAGGAACTCCTCGACGGCGAGGAGACGGACACGAGCGCGAACCGTATCGACATCAGAGGCGCGGACGGGACGCGGATGGGGTTCCGCAGGGACCTCACGGCGACGCCGCCGAGTTGGCCGCGCCCCGAGAACTCCCTCCAGGTCCATCTGGACTTCCAGGTGGCGGACCTGGACGAGGCGGAGCGCCGGATCGTCGGTCTCGGCGGGCGGCCCATCGAGACCAAGGACGCCGCGGGACCCTTCGAGGAGCGGGGCTACGCCGACCCGTCGGGGCACTCGTTCACCCTGTGCCTCACGCCCACCATGGCGCCGAAGCTGGGCTGA
- a CDS encoding DUF4235 domain-containing protein codes for MPRKRKKLQLPLVYKPLGFALGWASGALAGLAFEAAWKAVRHEEDAPDALDKDRGWGEVLLAAALQGALFAVARSAADRAGAKAVERSTGIWPSPDKGKGRGGRGGRS; via the coding sequence GTGCCCAGGAAACGGAAGAAACTCCAACTCCCCCTCGTCTACAAGCCGCTGGGATTCGCGCTGGGCTGGGCGAGCGGAGCCCTGGCCGGACTGGCCTTCGAGGCGGCGTGGAAGGCGGTGCGCCACGAGGAGGACGCGCCCGACGCGCTGGACAAGGACCGCGGCTGGGGTGAGGTGCTGCTCGCCGCGGCCCTCCAGGGCGCGCTGTTCGCCGTCGCCCGCAGCGCGGCGGACCGCGCGGGCGCGAAGGCCGTCGAGCGTTCGACGGGGATCTGGCCGTCCCCGGACAAGGGGAAGGGCAGAGGCGGCCGTGGTGGCCGGAGCTGA